The following proteins are encoded in a genomic region of Oryctolagus cuniculus chromosome 6, mOryCun1.1, whole genome shotgun sequence:
- the SLC25A48 gene encoding solute carrier family 25 member 48 isoform X4, with product MWLCMSGPLGGLENPGWSRQEDRKAKLSRTVALGEQPAYQGPVHCFATIVRTEGLAGLYRGASAMLLRDVPGYCLYFIPYVLLSEWITPEACASPSPCAVWLAGGVAGAISWGTATPMDVVKSRLQADGVYLNKYKGVLDCICQSYQQEGLKVFFRGITVNAVRGFPMSAAMFLGYELSLQALRGDHAVTSP from the exons ATGTGGCTGTGCATGTCGGGTCCCTTGGGAGGACTTGAGAACCCTGGTTGGAGCCGCCAGGAAGATCGGAAGG CCAAGCTGTCCAGGACAGTGGCCCTTGGGGAGCAGCCGGCGTACCAGGGCCCCGTGCACTGCTTTGCCACCATCGTGCGGActgagggcctggctgggctgtaccggggggccagcgccatgttGCTGAGGGACGTCCCTGGCTACTGCCTCTACTTTATCCCCTACGTGCTCCTGAGCGAGTGGATCACACCTGAagcctgtgccagccccagcccttgcgcCGTGTGGCTGGCGGGCGGCGTGGCAG gAGCAATTTCTTGGGGCACAGCAACTCCTATGGATGTTGTGAAAAGTCGACTCCAGGCGGACGGGGTGTATTTAAACAAGTACAAAGGTGTCCTGGACTGTATCTGTCAGAGTTACCAGCAGGAGGGTCTCAAA GTGTTTTTCAGGGGCATCACCGTGAACGCGGTGCGGGGTTTCCCCATGAGCGCGGCCATGTTCCTGGGCTACGAGCTCTCGCTGCAGGCACTCCGCGGGGACCACGCCGTGACCAGCCCGTGA